A region from the Kribbella shirazensis genome encodes:
- a CDS encoding SMI1/KNR4 family protein — protein MTSLTYRETYPAVPASRLMELEERLGARLPESYRAYLAAQDGGALEGYNNHGIEIILGIGEVPKWSSLWYLLGQDGDVIPAGCIPVGTDAGGGLFLLAVTAQDRGSVWYQSSELEEDDEGVSHPVVLERLADSWDEFLASIEPLEA, from the coding sequence GTGACGTCACTGACCTACAGGGAGACCTACCCAGCCGTTCCGGCGAGCAGGCTGATGGAGCTGGAGGAGCGGCTGGGCGCCCGGCTTCCTGAGTCCTACCGCGCGTACCTGGCCGCACAGGACGGCGGTGCGCTCGAGGGCTACAACAACCACGGCATCGAGATCATCCTCGGGATCGGAGAGGTCCCCAAGTGGTCGAGCCTGTGGTACCTCCTCGGTCAGGACGGCGACGTGATTCCCGCAGGCTGCATCCCTGTAGGCACGGACGCCGGCGGTGGCCTGTTCCTGCTGGCGGTGACCGCACAGGATCGCGGTTCCGTCTGGTACCAGAGCAGCGAACTGGAAGAGGACGACGAGGGAGTCTCCCACCCAGTGGTCCTCGAGCGGCTGGCGGACTCTTGGGACGAGTTTCTGGCGTCGATCGAGCCTCTCGAGGCCTAG